The proteins below are encoded in one region of Amycolatopsis magusensis:
- a CDS encoding NAD-dependent succinate-semialdehyde dehydrogenase: MGEISEAGVVDTVAKELFIGGKWTAAEGGRTFPVLDPSTGAALCEVADASPADGMAALEAASAAQAEWAKTAPRERGEILRRAYQALVDRTEELALLMTLEMGKPLAESRGEIAYAAEFFRWFAEEAVRIGGDYSVAPNGSGRFLVAKQPVGVSLLITPWNFPMAMGTRKIGPAVAAGCSMIIKPAAQTPLSMLALADILAEAGLPEGVLNVLTTSDSGGVMEPLIRDGRARKLSFTGSTAVGRKLLEQCADKVLRTSMELGGNAPFIVFDDADLDAALEGAMLAKMRNIGEACTAANRIYVQKGVAAEFARRLTEKMSALPMGRGTEDGVVVGPLIDQAAVDKVSGLVRDAVDRGAKVLTGGATVDGPGNFYQATVLTEVPLDAEMATEEIFGPVAPIYLFDTEDEVLAAANDTEYGLVSYLYTSDIKRALRVSERLESGMVGLNQGLVSNPAAPFGGIKASGLGREGGKFGIDEFLETKYIAVSL, encoded by the coding sequence ATGGGCGAGATCAGCGAGGCCGGGGTCGTCGACACGGTCGCGAAGGAACTTTTCATCGGCGGCAAGTGGACCGCCGCGGAAGGTGGCCGGACCTTCCCGGTGCTCGATCCGTCCACGGGTGCGGCGCTGTGCGAGGTGGCCGACGCCTCGCCGGCGGACGGCATGGCGGCGCTGGAAGCGGCGTCGGCCGCGCAGGCCGAGTGGGCGAAGACGGCACCGCGCGAACGCGGCGAGATCCTGCGCCGGGCCTACCAGGCGCTGGTGGACCGCACCGAGGAACTCGCGCTGCTGATGACACTGGAGATGGGCAAGCCGCTGGCCGAATCGCGGGGCGAGATCGCCTACGCCGCGGAGTTCTTCCGCTGGTTCGCCGAGGAGGCGGTCCGGATCGGGGGCGACTACTCGGTGGCGCCCAACGGGTCCGGGCGGTTCCTGGTGGCCAAGCAGCCGGTCGGGGTGTCGCTGCTGATCACCCCGTGGAACTTCCCGATGGCGATGGGCACGCGCAAGATCGGCCCGGCGGTGGCGGCCGGCTGCTCGATGATCATCAAGCCCGCCGCGCAGACGCCGCTGTCGATGCTGGCGCTGGCCGACATCCTGGCCGAGGCCGGGCTGCCCGAAGGCGTGCTGAACGTGCTGACCACCAGCGACTCCGGTGGCGTGATGGAGCCGCTGATCCGCGACGGCCGGGCGCGCAAGCTGTCCTTCACCGGATCCACCGCGGTCGGCCGGAAGCTGCTGGAGCAGTGCGCCGACAAGGTGCTGCGGACCTCGATGGAGCTGGGTGGCAACGCGCCGTTCATCGTCTTCGACGACGCCGACCTCGACGCCGCGCTCGAAGGCGCGATGCTGGCGAAGATGCGCAACATCGGCGAGGCCTGCACCGCGGCCAACCGGATCTACGTGCAGAAGGGCGTCGCCGCCGAGTTCGCCCGGCGGCTGACCGAGAAGATGTCCGCGCTGCCGATGGGCCGCGGCACCGAGGACGGCGTGGTGGTCGGCCCGCTGATCGACCAGGCCGCGGTGGACAAGGTCAGCGGCCTGGTCCGCGACGCCGTCGACCGTGGTGCCAAGGTGCTCACCGGTGGGGCCACTGTGGACGGTCCGGGGAACTTCTACCAGGCCACCGTGCTCACCGAAGTACCGCTGGACGCGGAGATGGCCACCGAGGAGATCTTCGGCCCGGTGGCGCCCATCTACCTCTTCGACACCGAGGACGAGGTGCTCGCCGCGGCAAACGACACCGAATACGGCCTGGTCAGCTACCTCTACACCAGTGACATCAAGCGGGCGCTGCGGGTTTCCGAGCGGCTCGAGTCCGGCATGGTCGGGCTGAACCAGGGCCTGGTGTCGAACCCGGCGGCGCCGTTCGGCGGCATCAAGGCGTCCGGGCTGGGCCGCGAGGGCGGCAAGTTCGGCATCGACGAGTTCCTGGAGACCAAGTACATCGCGGTGAGCCTGTGA
- a CDS encoding maleate cis-trans isomerase family protein has product MTTIGFIYPDHAAEDDYPLAERLLGAGFRLPVEHIYGTDLHAVPELLDLGSPERLKEGAALLAEHQPDAVVWACTSGSFVYGWDGARQQAEQLAEAAGVPSTSTSFAFVEAAKALGVRKVAVAASYPDDVARLFVEFLGAGGVEVLTMSSAGIDTAAEVGELSPEAVVELAVAHDHPDADAVLVPDTAMRTLGVLGAIENRLGKPVLTANQVTIWEGLRQAGVSVTSGELGALFTRTVREKGN; this is encoded by the coding sequence TTGACCACGATCGGCTTCATCTACCCCGACCACGCGGCCGAGGACGACTACCCGCTGGCCGAACGCCTCCTCGGCGCGGGATTCCGGCTGCCGGTCGAGCACATCTACGGCACCGATCTGCACGCCGTGCCGGAGTTGCTCGACCTCGGCAGTCCCGAACGCCTCAAGGAAGGCGCCGCGCTGCTGGCCGAGCACCAGCCGGACGCGGTGGTCTGGGCGTGCACGAGCGGCAGTTTCGTGTACGGCTGGGACGGCGCGCGCCAGCAGGCCGAGCAGCTCGCCGAAGCCGCCGGGGTGCCGTCCACCAGCACTTCCTTCGCGTTCGTCGAGGCGGCCAAGGCGCTCGGCGTGCGGAAGGTGGCGGTCGCCGCCAGCTACCCCGACGACGTGGCGCGGCTGTTCGTCGAGTTCCTCGGCGCGGGCGGGGTCGAGGTGCTGACCATGTCGAGCGCGGGCATCGACACCGCCGCCGAGGTCGGCGAGCTGAGCCCGGAGGCGGTGGTCGAGCTGGCGGTGGCGCACGACCACCCGGACGCCGACGCCGTGCTGGTGCCGGACACCGCGATGCGCACGCTCGGCGTGCTCGGAGCCATCGAAAACCGGCTCGGAAAGCCGGTTCTCACCGCGAACCAGGTGACCATCTGGGAAGGTCTCCGGCAGGCCGGCGTCTCGGTGACGTCCGGCGAGCTGGGAGCTCTGTTCACGAGAACGGTCCGGGAAAAGGGAAACTGA
- a CDS encoding tartrate dehydrogenase, translating to MTEYKIASIPGDGIGVDVTLEARKVLDRAASLNGFSLRWTEFDWSCERFAETGRMMPEDGVSQLSAFDGIFLGAVGFPGVPDHVSLWGLLIPLRRAFAQYVNLRPVRLLPGTTSVLAGRSADELEMVIVRENSEGEYSQLGGRHNTGQPGEFVLQESVFTRVGVERIIRYAFELAKTRSGRVCSATKSNGLIHSMPYWDEIFAEIAAEYPGVHSEQCHVDALAARMVQQPDRLDVVVASNLFGDILSDLAAAVTGGLGMAPSGNINPPGEHPSMFEAVHGSAPDIAGQGIANPVAQVLAGAMMLDHLGEPGAARAINSAVEKVLADGSVTTPDLGGNSTTTDLGTAIADALT from the coding sequence GTGACCGAGTACAAGATCGCGAGCATCCCCGGCGACGGCATCGGCGTCGACGTCACCCTCGAGGCCCGCAAGGTGCTCGACCGCGCGGCGAGCCTGAACGGGTTCTCCCTGCGGTGGACCGAATTCGACTGGAGCTGTGAACGGTTCGCCGAGACCGGGCGGATGATGCCGGAGGACGGGGTTTCGCAGCTGTCCGCGTTCGACGGGATCTTCCTGGGCGCGGTCGGCTTCCCCGGGGTGCCGGACCACGTTTCGCTGTGGGGCCTGCTGATCCCGCTGCGGCGGGCGTTCGCGCAGTACGTGAACCTGCGGCCGGTTCGGTTGCTGCCGGGGACCACGTCGGTGCTGGCCGGGCGGTCGGCGGACGAGTTGGAGATGGTGATCGTCCGGGAGAACTCCGAAGGCGAGTACTCCCAGCTGGGCGGGCGGCACAACACCGGGCAGCCGGGGGAGTTCGTGCTGCAGGAGTCGGTGTTCACCAGGGTCGGGGTGGAGCGGATCATCCGGTACGCCTTCGAGCTGGCGAAGACCCGCAGCGGACGGGTGTGCTCGGCGACCAAGTCGAACGGGCTGATCCACTCGATGCCGTACTGGGACGAGATCTTCGCCGAAATCGCCGCCGAGTACCCGGGTGTCCACAGTGAACAGTGCCATGTGGACGCACTGGCGGCGCGGATGGTGCAGCAGCCGGACCGGCTGGACGTGGTGGTCGCGTCCAACCTGTTCGGCGACATCCTCAGCGACCTGGCCGCGGCGGTGACCGGCGGGCTGGGCATGGCCCCGTCGGGCAACATCAACCCGCCGGGCGAGCACCCGTCCATGTTCGAAGCGGTGCACGGCAGCGCGCCGGACATCGCCGGCCAGGGCATCGCCAACCCGGTCGCCCAGGTGCTCGCCGGCGCCATGATGCTCGACCACCTCGGCGAACCCGGCGCGGCGCGAGCCATCAACTCGGCCGTCGAAAAAGTACTCGCCGACGGCTCGGTGACCACCCCGGACCTCGGCGGCAACTCCACCACCACCGACCTGGGCACCGCCATCGCCGATGCCCTGACCTGA
- a CDS encoding aspartate aminotransferase family protein produces MAQLSPLLKQATPVVVDHGEGTYLFDSEGRRHLDFTAGIGVTSTGHCHPKVVAAAQEQIGKLIHGQYTTVMHKPLLELTERLGGVLPSGLDSLFFSNSGSEAVEAALRLSRQATGRPNVIVFQGGFHGRTVAAASMTTSGTRFSAGFSPLMSGVHVAPFPYAYHYGWDERTATKFALRELDYLFATITAPNEVAAFFVEPVLGEGGYVPANTEFMAGLRERADKHGILLVLDEVQTGFGRTGKFWGHDHFDVRPDIVLIAKGLASGFPLSGIAASQELMAKAWPGSQGGTYGGNAVSCAAACATLDVIAEEGLVANAAERGTQLLDGARLIGDKTPAIGDVRGLGLLVGSEFTTADGEPDTVTAQAAQKAAAERGLLLLTCGAWMNVVRMIPPLVVTAEQVDEALGIWAEVVDTVTKS; encoded by the coding sequence ATGGCCCAGCTCTCCCCCCTGCTCAAGCAGGCCACCCCGGTCGTCGTGGACCACGGCGAGGGCACCTACCTGTTCGACAGCGAAGGCAGGCGGCACCTGGACTTCACCGCGGGCATCGGGGTGACCAGCACCGGCCACTGCCACCCCAAAGTGGTCGCGGCCGCGCAGGAGCAGATCGGCAAGCTGATCCACGGGCAGTACACCACCGTGATGCACAAGCCGCTGCTCGAGCTGACCGAGCGCCTCGGCGGCGTGCTGCCGTCCGGTTTGGACTCGCTGTTCTTCTCGAACTCCGGCAGTGAAGCGGTGGAAGCCGCGCTGCGGCTGTCGCGCCAGGCGACCGGGCGGCCGAACGTGATCGTGTTCCAGGGTGGGTTCCACGGCCGGACCGTGGCCGCCGCGTCGATGACCACCTCGGGCACGCGGTTCAGCGCGGGCTTTTCGCCGCTGATGTCGGGCGTGCACGTGGCGCCGTTCCCGTACGCCTACCACTACGGCTGGGACGAGCGGACCGCGACGAAGTTCGCCCTGCGTGAGCTGGACTACCTGTTCGCCACGATCACCGCGCCGAACGAGGTCGCCGCCTTCTTCGTCGAGCCGGTGCTCGGCGAGGGCGGGTACGTGCCGGCGAACACCGAGTTCATGGCCGGGTTGCGCGAGCGCGCCGACAAGCACGGCATCCTGCTGGTGCTCGACGAGGTGCAGACCGGGTTCGGCCGCACCGGCAAGTTCTGGGGCCATGACCACTTCGACGTCCGCCCGGACATCGTGCTGATCGCGAAGGGCCTGGCCAGCGGCTTCCCGCTGTCCGGCATCGCCGCTTCGCAGGAGCTGATGGCGAAGGCGTGGCCGGGTTCGCAGGGCGGCACCTACGGCGGCAACGCGGTTTCGTGCGCGGCGGCCTGCGCCACGCTCGACGTGATCGCCGAAGAGGGCCTGGTCGCCAACGCCGCCGAGCGCGGCACGCAGCTGCTCGACGGCGCCCGCCTGATCGGGGACAAGACCCCGGCGATCGGCGACGTGCGCGGGCTCGGGCTGCTGGTCGGCTCGGAGTTCACCACCGCGGACGGCGAGCCGGACACGGTCACCGCGCAGGCCGCGCAGAAGGCCGCCGCCGAGCGCGGGCTGCTGCTGCTCACCTGCGGTGCCTGGATGAACGTGGTCCGGATGATCCCGCCGCTGGTGGTCACCGCCGAGCAGGTCGACGAGGCGCTGGGCATCTGGGCCGAGGTCGTCGACACCGTCACCAAGAGCTGA
- a CDS encoding GntR family transcriptional regulator, protein MPLADIEPVSRESTAGIIARQLRDAIMNGALPPGTQLGETELASRFQVSRGPLREAMQRLVSEGLLRSERHRGLFVIDLEPDDVYDIYVARTAIERAAAIRIMRGDREKAAAALDEIVRAMEAAASEDDPTALSDADLRFHEVLVAESGSRRLMRMTQTLLIETRMCLSMLQQTYQRVEERVDEHNQLIKAIRADDEEAVLKLLEVHMEDAIQRLLPGTSLH, encoded by the coding sequence ATGCCGCTGGCCGACATCGAACCGGTGAGCCGGGAGTCCACCGCGGGCATCATCGCGCGGCAGCTCCGCGACGCGATCATGAACGGCGCGCTGCCACCCGGCACGCAACTGGGTGAGACGGAACTGGCTTCACGGTTCCAGGTCTCGCGCGGGCCGCTGCGGGAGGCGATGCAGCGGCTGGTTTCGGAAGGCCTGCTGCGCAGCGAACGGCACCGCGGGCTGTTCGTCATCGACCTCGAGCCGGACGACGTGTACGACATCTACGTCGCGCGGACCGCGATCGAGCGGGCCGCGGCCATCCGCATCATGCGCGGTGACCGGGAGAAAGCCGCCGCCGCACTGGACGAGATCGTCCGCGCGATGGAGGCCGCCGCCAGCGAAGACGACCCGACCGCCCTGTCGGACGCGGACCTGCGCTTCCACGAGGTGCTCGTCGCCGAATCCGGCAGCCGTCGCCTCATGCGGATGACGCAGACCCTGCTGATCGAGACGCGGATGTGCCTGTCGATGCTGCAGCAGACCTACCAGCGGGTCGAGGAACGGGTGGACGAGCACAACCAGCTCATCAAGGCCATCCGGGCGGATGACGAAGAAGCCGTGCTGAAGCTGCTGGAAGTCCACATGGAAGACGCCATCCAACGCCTACTGCCGGGCACCTCGCTGCACTGA
- a CDS encoding DUF3830 family protein: MARYITITLDKRGVSCRARLLDAEAPRTCEAVWNALPQSGSAYHAKYARNEVYTLVPPFAQPKPGRENPTVTPIPGDVVYFGFEAWEIGNPAYGYDEGSEAHSDQGATDLAIFYGRNNLLINGDAGWVPGNVFATIEEGLPEIAAAAQDLWLRGVEGETLSFARAEP, translated from the coding sequence TTGGCCCGCTACATCACCATCACGCTGGACAAGCGCGGCGTTTCCTGCCGCGCCCGGCTGCTCGACGCCGAAGCCCCGCGCACCTGCGAAGCGGTGTGGAACGCGCTGCCGCAGAGCGGTTCGGCCTACCACGCGAAGTACGCGCGCAACGAGGTCTACACGCTCGTGCCGCCGTTCGCCCAGCCCAAGCCGGGCCGGGAGAACCCGACCGTCACCCCGATCCCGGGTGATGTCGTGTACTTCGGCTTCGAGGCGTGGGAGATCGGCAACCCGGCGTACGGCTACGACGAAGGCAGCGAGGCCCACAGCGACCAGGGCGCCACCGACCTCGCGATCTTCTACGGCCGCAACAACCTCCTGATCAACGGCGACGCGGGCTGGGTGCCCGGCAACGTGTTCGCCACGATCGAGGAAGGCCTGCCCGAGATCGCCGCGGCCGCGCAGGACCTCTGGCTCCGCGGCGTCGAAGGCGAAACACTCTCCTTCGCCCGCGCAGAACCCTAA
- a CDS encoding FAD-binding oxidoreductase, translated as MNNSGFEQRLADIVGQANVLTGEAVGEDYAHDECLTVEPEKPLYVAKPATAEETAELLKAASEHRVPVTARGSGSGLSGAARPRPDSLLISFERMNQVLEIDADNHVAVVQPGVTLAELDEKTAAAGLSYTVYPGELSASIGGNVGTNAGGMRAVKYGVTRHNVLGLQAALPSGELIRTGGKTTKTSTGYDLTQLIIGSEGTLALATEVIVRLHPRLPHGATVLAPFGDLGQVMRAVPKIIASGLDPHILEYIDILTMAAIVYKEQLALGVPDEVRDASQAYLVVALENRDHDRLDEDVQTLGELLAGLGAADVYVLEGPSARKLIEARENAFWTAKSVGADDVIDVVIPRAEMPAFLTKVRELALAAESGAVGCGHAGDGNVHLGIFQKDPAKRRALLHEIFAAGMAAGGSISGEHGIGHAKKAHFLELEDPAKIELMRRIKQSFDPRGILNPGVLFDQESQ; from the coding sequence ATGAACAACAGCGGTTTCGAACAACGCCTCGCCGACATCGTCGGCCAAGCCAACGTGCTCACCGGGGAGGCCGTGGGCGAGGACTACGCCCACGACGAATGCCTCACGGTGGAGCCGGAGAAACCCCTCTACGTGGCCAAACCGGCCACCGCGGAGGAAACCGCGGAACTGCTCAAGGCCGCGAGCGAGCACCGGGTGCCGGTGACCGCCCGTGGCTCGGGCAGCGGCCTGTCCGGCGCGGCACGCCCGCGACCCGACAGCCTGCTCATCTCCTTCGAGCGGATGAACCAGGTGCTCGAAATCGACGCCGACAACCACGTCGCCGTGGTGCAGCCCGGCGTCACCCTGGCCGAACTGGACGAGAAGACCGCCGCGGCCGGGCTGTCCTACACCGTCTACCCCGGCGAACTGAGCGCGAGCATCGGCGGCAACGTCGGCACGAACGCGGGCGGCATGCGCGCGGTGAAGTACGGCGTCACCCGGCACAACGTCCTCGGCCTGCAGGCCGCACTGCCCAGCGGGGAACTCATCCGCACCGGCGGCAAGACCACCAAGACCTCCACCGGCTACGACCTCACCCAGCTGATCATCGGCTCGGAGGGCACGCTCGCGCTGGCCACCGAGGTGATCGTGCGGCTGCACCCGCGCCTGCCCCACGGCGCCACCGTGCTCGCCCCGTTCGGCGACCTCGGCCAGGTGATGCGCGCGGTGCCGAAGATCATCGCCAGCGGGCTGGACCCGCACATCCTGGAGTACATCGACATCCTGACCATGGCCGCGATCGTCTACAAAGAACAGTTGGCGCTCGGCGTGCCCGACGAGGTCCGAGACGCCTCGCAGGCGTACCTGGTGGTGGCGCTGGAAAACCGCGACCACGACCGGCTGGACGAGGACGTCCAGACGCTCGGCGAACTGCTCGCCGGACTGGGTGCCGCGGACGTGTACGTGCTGGAAGGCCCGTCCGCGCGCAAGCTGATCGAGGCCCGTGAGAACGCCTTCTGGACGGCGAAGTCGGTCGGCGCGGACGACGTGATCGACGTGGTGATCCCGCGGGCGGAGATGCCCGCCTTCCTGACCAAGGTGCGCGAACTGGCCCTCGCCGCCGAGTCCGGCGCGGTCGGCTGCGGGCACGCCGGGGACGGCAACGTCCACTTGGGAATCTTCCAGAAGGACCCGGCGAAGCGCCGCGCGCTGCTGCATGAGATCTTCGCGGCCGGCATGGCCGCCGGCGGTTCGATCTCCGGCGAGCACGGCATCGGCCACGCCAAGAAGGCGCACTTCCTCGAGCTGGAGGACCCGGCGAAGATCGAGCTGATGCGCCGGATCAAGCAGTCCTTCGACCCCCGGGGCATCCTCAACCCCGGGGTTCTCTTCGACCAGGAGTCACAGTGA
- a CDS encoding apolipoprotein N-acyltransferase: MTESKWLWWSGVALLVLTVHTNWASPLAAWLFAIPLLLFTARRGLLKVLGALAIGMVVWLAATSLLFVPQALLAFAALTLLQWLAFVAHRLLTPRLPGFLGTLVFPTVLAAAEYLFPVLIRFGDYGALGSTQHANLPLLQLASVTGVYGITFLIGWFASTAVWAWETRNARKFVVYGVVLAAVFAAGGARLVFFAPTEQSVRVAAVSPTRAADQRSSAAQSTMDLKYWRAADVVAADPRATSAAFAPVTDDLLEQTRTQARAGAKIVLWPETHARVLERDHRDLLDRTAVIARETGAYVNIAYALYTGEAPNIRNVSTMITPDGQVAWTYDKSEPTPMEPMTPGPGELPTVDTPYGRIAGAICYDADFPHLMRQAADKGADLLLVPANDWAEFSELHAEKAVFRNVEYGYSMLRDSAHGLSTAVDAQGRVLAETDWFRTDQQTLVANLPLQPRTATVYSSIGDVFAWLCLAGSLALTAAALRRSPAAVGAPTQVSNSAS, translated from the coding sequence GTGACCGAATCGAAGTGGCTCTGGTGGTCCGGAGTGGCGCTGCTCGTCCTGACCGTGCACACCAACTGGGCCAGTCCCCTCGCGGCGTGGCTGTTCGCCATCCCGCTGCTCCTGTTCACCGCGCGCCGCGGGCTGCTCAAGGTGCTCGGCGCGCTCGCGATCGGCATGGTCGTCTGGCTCGCCGCGACCTCGCTGCTCTTCGTCCCCCAGGCGCTGCTCGCCTTCGCCGCGCTCACGCTGCTCCAGTGGCTCGCGTTCGTCGCGCACCGGCTGCTCACCCCGCGACTGCCCGGTTTCCTCGGCACCCTCGTCTTCCCGACCGTGCTCGCCGCCGCCGAATACCTGTTCCCGGTGCTCATCCGCTTCGGTGACTACGGCGCGCTCGGCTCCACCCAGCACGCCAACCTGCCGCTCCTGCAACTCGCGTCGGTCACCGGTGTCTACGGCATCACGTTCCTCATCGGCTGGTTCGCCTCGACGGCCGTGTGGGCGTGGGAAACCCGCAACGCACGCAAGTTCGTGGTCTACGGCGTCGTGCTCGCGGCCGTTTTCGCCGCGGGTGGCGCCCGGCTCGTCTTCTTCGCACCCACCGAGCAGTCCGTGCGCGTCGCCGCGGTGAGCCCCACCCGTGCCGCCGACCAGCGTTCCTCGGCCGCCCAGTCCACAATGGACCTCAAGTACTGGCGAGCCGCGGACGTCGTGGCCGCCGACCCGCGAGCCACCAGCGCGGCTTTCGCCCCGGTCACCGACGACCTGCTCGAGCAGACCCGCACCCAGGCCCGGGCGGGCGCGAAGATCGTGCTGTGGCCGGAAACCCACGCCCGCGTCCTCGAACGCGACCACCGCGACCTGCTCGACCGCACCGCCGTGATCGCCAGGGAAACCGGCGCGTACGTCAACATCGCCTACGCCCTGTACACCGGCGAGGCACCCAACATCCGCAACGTCAGCACCATGATCACCCCCGACGGCCAGGTCGCCTGGACCTACGACAAGAGCGAGCCGACGCCCATGGAGCCGATGACCCCCGGCCCCGGTGAGCTGCCCACTGTGGACACCCCGTACGGCCGGATCGCCGGCGCCATCTGCTACGACGCCGACTTCCCGCACCTCATGCGCCAGGCCGCGGACAAGGGCGCGGACCTGCTGCTGGTCCCCGCCAACGACTGGGCCGAGTTCTCCGAGCTGCACGCGGAAAAGGCCGTCTTCCGCAACGTCGAATACGGCTACTCGATGCTGCGCGATTCAGCCCACGGCTTGTCCACCGCTGTGGATGCGCAAGGCCGGGTACTCGCGGAGACCGACTGGTTCCGTACCGACCAACAGACTCTGGTCGCGAACCTTCCTCTCCAGCCCCGTACCGCCACCGTCTACAGCTCAATCGGCGACGTCTTCGCCTGGCTGTGCCTGGCCGGCTCCCTCGCCCTCACCGCCGCCGCCCTGCGCCGATCCCCCGCCGCAGTGGGCGCGCCCACTCAAGTGTCGAACTCAGCTTCCTGA
- a CDS encoding acetolactate synthase large subunit: MNGAQSLIRTLVEAGVDVCFANPGTSEMHFVAALDSVPEMRGVLALFEGAVTGAADGYARIAGRPAATLLHLGPGLANGLANLHNAKRAHTPIVNVIGDHAIDHKKYDAPLESDIEALTGSLNGWTRRSDHTADVGADAAAAVAAAQDAPGRIANLILPADVSWGEGGKTCPPVPARVPKEVDEATVGQIAEVLRSGEQVALLIGGAACRETGLRAASRIAAATGAKPFVEVFPARLERGAGLPTIERLGYLAEHVEYQLQGVKHVIIAGTKAPVSFFAYPGKASDLVPEGAQVHTLAGLDADVVGALQDLADVVAAGTEPVLQEENRPALPSGPLTPQNWVEVIGALLPDHAIIADEANTSGVLLPAATAGAPRHDVLTLTGGAIGQGIPVATGAAIAAPDRPVINLQSDGSALYTISALWTQAREKSNVTTVLLNNRAYAILRMELQRVGAEGSGPKAQELLDLSGPDMDFVKIAEGLGVPARRATTAEELADAFSWALAEPGPHLIDTIVPPLV, from the coding sequence ATGAACGGCGCGCAGTCCCTCATCCGCACCCTCGTCGAGGCGGGGGTGGACGTGTGCTTCGCCAACCCGGGCACCTCGGAGATGCACTTCGTGGCGGCGCTGGACTCGGTGCCGGAAATGCGCGGGGTCCTCGCGTTGTTCGAAGGCGCGGTGACCGGTGCCGCCGACGGGTACGCACGCATCGCCGGACGGCCCGCGGCGACCCTGCTGCACCTCGGCCCCGGTCTGGCCAACGGCCTGGCGAACCTGCACAACGCCAAGCGCGCGCACACGCCGATCGTGAACGTCATCGGTGACCACGCGATCGACCACAAGAAGTACGACGCCCCACTGGAATCCGACATCGAGGCGCTCACCGGCTCGCTGAACGGCTGGACGCGGCGCTCGGACCACACCGCCGACGTCGGCGCCGACGCCGCGGCCGCGGTCGCCGCCGCGCAGGACGCGCCGGGCCGGATCGCCAACCTCATCCTGCCCGCGGACGTTTCCTGGGGCGAGGGCGGGAAAACCTGCCCGCCGGTGCCCGCCCGCGTGCCGAAGGAAGTGGACGAGGCGACCGTCGGGCAGATCGCCGAGGTGCTGCGCTCGGGTGAGCAGGTGGCGTTGCTGATCGGCGGCGCCGCGTGCCGGGAGACCGGGCTGCGCGCGGCGAGCCGCATCGCGGCGGCGACCGGCGCGAAGCCGTTCGTCGAGGTCTTCCCCGCGCGGCTCGAACGAGGTGCCGGACTGCCCACCATCGAGCGGCTCGGTTACCTGGCCGAGCACGTGGAGTACCAGCTGCAGGGCGTCAAGCACGTGATCATCGCGGGCACGAAGGCGCCCGTTTCGTTCTTCGCCTACCCGGGCAAGGCCAGCGACCTGGTGCCGGAAGGCGCGCAGGTGCACACGCTGGCCGGGCTGGACGCGGACGTGGTCGGCGCGCTGCAGGACCTCGCCGACGTGGTCGCCGCGGGCACCGAACCCGTGCTGCAGGAGGAAAACCGGCCCGCGCTGCCGAGTGGTCCGCTGACCCCGCAGAACTGGGTCGAGGTGATCGGCGCGCTGCTGCCGGACCACGCGATCATCGCCGACGAGGCCAACACCTCGGGTGTCCTGCTGCCCGCGGCGACCGCGGGCGCCCCGCGCCACGACGTGCTCACGCTGACCGGCGGCGCGATCGGGCAGGGCATCCCGGTGGCCACCGGCGCGGCGATCGCGGCACCGGACCGGCCGGTGATCAACCTGCAGTCCGACGGCAGCGCGCTGTACACGATCTCGGCACTGTGGACGCAGGCGCGGGAGAAATCCAACGTCACCACGGTGTTGCTGAACAACCGGGCCTACGCGATCCTGCGGATGGAGCTGCAGCGCGTGGGTGCGGAGGGGTCCGGCCCGAAGGCGCAGGAGCTGCTGGACCTGTCCGGTCCGGACATGGACTTCGTGAAGATCGCCGAGGGTCTGGGCGTGCCCGCCCGCCGCGCGACGACGGCCGAAGAGCTGGCCGACGCGTTCTCGTGGGCGCTGGCCGAGCCGGGTCCGCACCTGATCGACACGATCGTGCCGCCGCTGGTCTGA